A portion of the Algimonas porphyrae genome contains these proteins:
- a CDS encoding class I SAM-dependent methyltransferase, translating into MADRQGATPLSARIKAQIADTGPINVAEYMTLCLLDPVDGYYPTRDPLGSDGDFITAPEISQMFGECLGLWIVQSWQDLGRPKRFNLVELGPGRGVMMSDMLKAVALEPACRKAVQVTLVEASAALQAVQARSLADRGVTVSWTDRLEAVDDAPCLIIGNEFLDCLPIRQFVYTQQNWSERRIGVQDGQLRFETDGQSAPESVTNSFPGTHPTAVDGDLLEICPASAQIVDHLAARFTETPGRALFIDYGPETTEYGDTLQALKRHEKVGVFSAPGDTDLTARVDFSGLKALADAADLQAHGPVTQRALLSRLGIELRAVALLRGHEDARPKLLRQLHRLTDDEEMGSLFKAVCLSAPGLPDPLGFT; encoded by the coding sequence ATGGCTGATCGGCAAGGGGCGACGCCTCTGTCTGCCCGTATCAAGGCCCAGATCGCGGATACAGGCCCGATCAACGTCGCTGAATATATGACGCTGTGCCTGCTCGACCCTGTCGATGGCTATTATCCAACGCGCGATCCGCTTGGCAGTGATGGCGACTTCATCACGGCGCCGGAGATCAGTCAGATGTTCGGTGAATGTCTCGGTCTCTGGATAGTGCAGAGCTGGCAGGATCTGGGCCGTCCAAAACGGTTCAACCTTGTCGAACTGGGACCCGGACGCGGCGTGATGATGTCCGACATGCTCAAGGCTGTCGCGCTGGAGCCCGCCTGCCGCAAGGCCGTACAGGTCACGCTTGTCGAAGCATCCGCTGCCTTGCAGGCGGTGCAGGCACGAAGTCTCGCCGATCGCGGCGTGACCGTCAGCTGGACGGATCGGCTCGAAGCCGTCGACGACGCGCCCTGCCTCATTATCGGCAATGAATTTCTAGACTGCCTGCCAATCCGGCAATTTGTCTATACACAGCAGAACTGGAGCGAACGACGCATTGGCGTTCAGGATGGCCAGTTGCGGTTCGAAACGGACGGACAGAGCGCCCCTGAGAGCGTCACGAACAGCTTTCCCGGCACCCATCCCACCGCTGTCGATGGCGATCTCCTTGAAATCTGTCCGGCGTCCGCGCAGATTGTGGATCATTTGGCCGCGCGGTTCACTGAAACGCCGGGTCGGGCGCTATTTATCGATTACGGCCCGGAAACGACCGAGTATGGCGATACGTTGCAGGCTCTGAAACGACATGAAAAGGTCGGCGTTTTCAGTGCGCCCGGCGATACGGATTTGACCGCGCGCGTCGACTTTTCGGGATTGAAGGCTTTGGCGGACGCAGCAGACCTTCAAGCCCATGGCCCCGTCACCCAGCGCGCATTGCTATCCCGGCTGGGTATCGAGCTGCGCGCTGTCGCCCTGCTGCGCGGCCATGAAGACGCCCGCCCGAAATTGCTGCGCCAGCTGCATCGGCTGACCGATGATGAGGAGATGGGATCCCTGTTCAAGGCGGTCTGCCTGAGCGCCCCCGGACTGCCAGACCCGCTGGGTTTCACATGA
- a CDS encoding 6-pyruvoyl trahydropterin synthase family protein produces MLFEIEKDFQFEAAHYFVHDDANDLFKRVHGHSFRGTVTVRGNAQDEKGWVRDLWKIEQIVKDVVSPLDHALLNDVEGLEQPALEQIAAWIFERLGPKLPGLHCVEVGRPSCGERARIVAP; encoded by the coding sequence ATGCTCTTTGAGATCGAGAAAGACTTTCAGTTCGAAGCCGCGCATTATTTCGTTCACGACGACGCGAATGATCTGTTCAAGCGTGTCCATGGGCATAGCTTTCGCGGCACCGTGACCGTTCGCGGCAATGCGCAGGACGAAAAGGGCTGGGTCCGTGATCTGTGGAAGATCGAGCAGATCGTAAAGGATGTCGTTTCGCCTCTGGATCACGCCTTGCTGAACGATGTTGAGGGGCTGGAGCAACCCGCGCTGGAACAGATCGCCGCCTGGATATTCGAACGGCTTGGCCCGAAGCTGCCCGGCTTGCATTGCGTCGAAGTCGGCCGACCCAGTTGCGGCGAGCGCGCCCGGATCGTCGCCCCATGA
- a CDS encoding ribose-phosphate pyrophosphokinase, giving the protein MKLISGTANMSLAGGIADVLDVPLTDIDIERFRDQEIFARINENVRGEDIFLIQPTSAPANDHLMELLILIDALVRASAQRITAVVPYFGYARQDRKTGGRTPISAKLVANLISKAGADRVLTVDLHAGQIQGFFDIPTDNLFGQPVFVDDIKDQYSVKERDGLLFVSPDTGGVVRTRSIAKKFDADIAIVDKRRPKAGESEVMNIIGEIEGRDCILYDDIIDSGGTIVNAASALMDQGAKSVSAYITHGVLSGPAVERITGSVLKEVVILDTIGQPQAVKDCKKIRELSSARLLGEAIRRIANDESVSKLFG; this is encoded by the coding sequence ATGAAACTGATTAGCGGTACTGCTAACATGTCGCTGGCCGGCGGCATTGCCGATGTTCTGGATGTCCCCCTGACGGATATCGATATTGAACGCTTTCGCGATCAGGAGATTTTCGCGCGGATCAACGAAAATGTCCGCGGCGAGGACATTTTCCTGATTCAGCCTACGTCCGCCCCGGCCAATGACCACCTGATGGAGCTGCTGATCCTGATCGACGCGCTGGTGCGCGCGTCCGCGCAGCGTATCACCGCGGTCGTCCCCTATTTCGGATACGCCCGTCAGGACCGCAAGACGGGCGGTCGCACCCCGATTTCCGCCAAGCTGGTCGCCAATCTGATTAGCAAGGCCGGAGCCGACCGCGTTCTGACGGTCGACCTGCATGCCGGGCAGATCCAGGGCTTTTTCGACATTCCGACCGACAATCTGTTCGGACAGCCTGTCTTCGTCGACGACATCAAGGACCAGTATAGCGTCAAGGAACGGGACGGATTGCTGTTCGTGTCACCGGATACTGGCGGCGTCGTCCGGACGCGGTCCATTGCCAAGAAATTCGATGCCGATATCGCCATTGTCGACAAGCGCCGTCCCAAGGCAGGTGAATCCGAAGTGATGAACATTATCGGCGAGATTGAAGGCCGCGACTGCATCCTTTATGACGACATCATTGATAGCGGCGGCACCATCGTCAACGCCGCCTCCGCCCTGATGGATCAGGGGGCCAAGTCCGTTTCGGCCTATATCACCCACGGTGTGCTGTCCGGCCCGGCGGTGGAGCGGATCACGGGGTCCGTGCTGAAAGAGGTCGTGATTCTCGACACGATCGGCCAGCCGCAGGCGGTGAAGGACTGCAAGAAGATCCGCGAGTTGTCATCAGCACGCCTGCTCGGCGAAGCGATCCGGCGCATCGCCAATGATGAGAGCGTATCAAAGCTGTTCGGGTAA
- the lysM gene encoding peptidoglycan-binding protein LysM, giving the protein MFGMIPFVKAAGRGLGKIFGGDDAKDKLKKEVESYDLDTDGVDIHVDDDGVVTVKGEAVSQEMKEKIILAVGNVEGVGGVKDEASTRMVGRASRFHTVESGDTLSAISKTYYGTWKLYPEIFEANKPMLSDPDKIYPGQVLRIPDIKTA; this is encoded by the coding sequence ATGTTCGGCATGATCCCATTCGTCAAAGCGGCCGGTCGCGGCCTCGGCAAGATTTTCGGCGGCGACGACGCGAAAGATAAACTCAAGAAGGAAGTCGAGAGCTATGATCTCGATACGGACGGGGTTGATATCCATGTCGATGATGACGGTGTCGTCACCGTCAAGGGCGAAGCCGTCAGCCAGGAAATGAAGGAAAAGATCATTCTGGCCGTGGGCAATGTCGAAGGTGTCGGCGGCGTCAAGGACGAAGCGTCGACCCGCATGGTTGGACGCGCCTCACGCTTCCACACGGTTGAATCCGGCGATACACTGTCTGCAATTTCAAAGACCTATTACGGCACATGGAAGCTGTACCCCGAGATTTTCGAAGCCAACAAGCCGATGCTCTCAGACCCCGACAAGATCTATCCCGGTCAGGTCCTGCGCATCCCGGACATCAAGACGGCCTAA
- a CDS encoding DUF6491 family protein, whose amino-acid sequence MQNSFALIALSGLMLTWLAACATTDRPTRSETLAQLRDDPRTGEEVDRICFTRGIDSFKEESRYSVVLRRGVSDEYLVVTRSCPDLERAQSLAVNGSGSCLRRQDSIRVFTSAFGPSAGDTPGFNRCLIDRIYRWDGDAMDEKTMDEDATDDVSDIEGDG is encoded by the coding sequence ATGCAAAACTCATTCGCGCTTATCGCTCTCTCCGGTCTAATGCTCACGTGGCTTGCAGCCTGTGCCACGACCGACCGCCCGACGCGGTCCGAGACACTCGCCCAACTCAGGGATGATCCGCGCACGGGCGAGGAGGTGGACCGCATATGCTTCACGCGGGGTATCGACAGCTTCAAGGAAGAGAGCCGTTACTCCGTTGTACTGCGCCGCGGCGTGAGTGACGAATATCTGGTCGTAACGCGGTCCTGTCCGGATCTGGAACGCGCGCAAAGTCTGGCCGTGAATGGATCAGGGAGCTGTCTGCGACGGCAGGATTCGATTCGTGTCTTTACCAGCGCTTTCGGCCCTTCGGCAGGCGATACGCCCGGTTTCAACCGATGTCTCATCGACCGCATCTATCGCTGGGATGGGGATGCCATGGACGAAAAAACAATGGACGAAGACGCGACGGACGATGTGTCTGATATAGAGGGCGACGGCTGA
- a CDS encoding DUF2237 family protein, producing MRRSRSRNVLGTALQACSLDPMTGYFRDGCCETGPSDRGRHIVCAVMTDEFLAFSKGQGNDLSTPRPEFRFLGLKAGDRWCLCLERWREAYKADCAPQIVLEATHEIALERLELSTLRAFAVEPLDS from the coding sequence GTGAGGCGGTCGCGTTCCCGCAATGTGCTCGGCACAGCGCTGCAGGCCTGTTCGCTCGATCCGATGACAGGCTATTTCCGGGATGGGTGTTGCGAGACGGGCCCGTCGGACCGGGGACGACATATTGTCTGTGCCGTCATGACCGATGAGTTTCTGGCCTTTTCAAAAGGACAGGGGAATGATCTGTCGACGCCCCGACCCGAGTTCCGCTTCCTTGGACTGAAGGCTGGGGATCGCTGGTGTTTATGTCTGGAACGCTGGCGCGAGGCTTACAAGGCCGACTGCGCGCCGCAGATCGTGCTGGAGGCGACCCATGAGATCGCGCTGGAAAGGCTTGAACTTTCTACACTGCGGGCATTTGCAGTGGAGCCGCTGGACTCCTAG
- the folB gene encoding dihydroneopterin aldolase, whose product MGKRPMFRRLSRQGVGLSARYAKGKTSTRIFVRGLQIQASIGVHPHEHEQTQPVIIDIELDMGDMALPEEDRLHETLDYGLVADRAEAIALQAHVQLVETLAERIADWALSADPRVNRVAVSIAKPQALLKADAAGVEVVKSR is encoded by the coding sequence ATGGGAAAACGCCCCATGTTCCGCCGTCTGTCGCGCCAAGGTGTTGGATTGTCCGCAAGATATGCGAAGGGAAAAACCTCCACGCGCATCTTCGTCCGCGGATTACAGATTCAGGCCAGCATCGGTGTGCATCCGCACGAACATGAACAGACGCAGCCCGTCATTATCGATATTGAACTCGATATGGGCGACATGGCGCTGCCCGAAGAAGACCGGCTGCATGAGACGCTGGATTACGGGCTGGTTGCAGACCGGGCCGAAGCCATTGCCCTGCAGGCCCATGTGCAACTGGTCGAAACCTTGGCCGAACGGATCGCGGACTGGGCGCTGTCGGCTGATCCGCGCGTCAATCGCGTTGCCGTGTCGATCGCCAAGCCGCAGGCGTTACTGAAAGCCGATGCGGCAGGCGTGGAAGTCGTGAAAAGCCGGTGA
- the lgt gene encoding prolipoprotein diacylglyceryl transferase: MTAPCQLRLSTVWRLGYRRRMVWQATLINAIIFPSWLDSTAFSIGPISIEWYGIAYVVGLVLAYLYAARVAETTRYWVPSGPTRGPQIVPTRDDLGDLMFYAFIGILAGGRLGYVLFYDTDMLWTDPLQIILGIRGGGMSFHGGFLGVCAAVGYAAWRKNTSYMRFADLAWVGAPIGLGLVRVTNFVNQELYGHPTDMPWGVIFPNAPDSLPRHPSQLYEAFLEGLILWLILRFMTKRGALSKPGLITGAGVAGYGVFRFMVEFVRTPDPIPQFGMLTRGMAYSLPMVIVGLIVILWASRRQAVSPHYVAKSEPASEEATADNG, translated from the coding sequence ATGACAGCACCTTGCCAGTTGCGGCTTTCAACCGTCTGGCGGCTGGGCTACAGGCGGCGCATGGTATGGCAGGCGACCCTCATCAATGCGATCATCTTTCCGAGCTGGCTGGATAGCACGGCCTTCAGCATCGGCCCGATCAGTATCGAATGGTATGGCATCGCCTATGTTGTCGGCTTGGTTCTCGCCTATCTTTATGCGGCGCGCGTAGCAGAAACGACCCGCTACTGGGTTCCTTCAGGCCCGACACGCGGACCGCAGATCGTTCCGACGCGCGACGATCTCGGCGACCTGATGTTCTATGCCTTCATTGGCATACTGGCCGGCGGACGGCTCGGCTATGTGCTTTTCTACGATACGGATATGCTGTGGACCGACCCGCTGCAGATCATTCTGGGTATTCGCGGCGGTGGCATGAGTTTTCATGGCGGATTCCTCGGCGTCTGTGCGGCAGTGGGCTATGCGGCCTGGCGCAAGAACACATCCTATATGCGGTTTGCCGACCTGGCCTGGGTCGGCGCGCCGATCGGGCTGGGGCTGGTCCGCGTAACCAATTTCGTCAATCAGGAGCTTTATGGCCATCCGACGGATATGCCGTGGGGTGTGATCTTTCCGAATGCGCCCGATAGCCTGCCACGTCATCCCAGCCAGCTTTATGAAGCCTTCCTGGAAGGTCTGATCCTGTGGCTGATCCTGCGGTTCATGACCAAACGCGGCGCGCTTTCCAAACCCGGGCTGATTACGGGCGCCGGCGTTGCCGGTTACGGTGTTTTTCGCTTCATGGTCGAATTCGTCCGCACACCCGATCCCATCCCGCAATTTGGCATGCTGACGCGTGGCATGGCTTATAGTCTGCCCATGGTCATTGTGGGGCTGATCGTGATCCTCTGGGCGAGCCGTCGTCAGGCGGTGTCGCCGCACTATGTCGCCAAATCGGAACCGGCGAGCGAAGAGGCCACGGCGGACAATGGCTGA
- the pgeF gene encoding peptidoglycan editing factor PgeF — protein MPHGFFGRKGGVSTGVYNSLNCGLGSDDAPSAVQQNRDNVRKALGADHLVSLRQVHSPDVIIIDTAPAERPEADGVVTRTPGLALSALSADCGPVLFCDLDAGVIAACHAGWRGALSGIVESTVAAMCEVGASPTSINAVLGPCIGPGHYEVGADFRDTFHAVSELYDRFFEDGPSGRPHFDLPGFILSRLHDCGVASAAWTGQCTYADASRYFSYRRNTHQGIDGYGRNISAIMLPD, from the coding sequence ATGCCACATGGATTTTTCGGCCGCAAAGGCGGTGTCTCAACAGGCGTCTATAACAGCTTGAATTGCGGCTTGGGGTCCGACGATGCGCCGTCCGCCGTGCAGCAGAACCGCGATAATGTCCGCAAAGCGCTCGGCGCGGATCACCTCGTCAGCCTGCGACAGGTCCATTCGCCCGACGTCATCATCATCGACACCGCCCCGGCGGAACGCCCCGAAGCGGACGGGGTCGTGACACGGACGCCAGGACTGGCTCTCTCCGCCCTTTCAGCAGATTGCGGTCCCGTGCTGTTCTGTGACTTGGACGCGGGCGTGATCGCGGCCTGTCATGCGGGCTGGCGCGGGGCGCTGTCCGGCATCGTTGAAAGCACTGTTGCCGCCATGTGCGAAGTCGGTGCGTCTCCCACTTCGATCAACGCCGTGCTGGGCCCCTGTATCGGGCCAGGCCATTACGAAGTCGGCGCAGACTTTCGCGACACATTCCATGCGGTCAGCGAACTGTATGACCGCTTCTTCGAGGACGGTCCGTCAGGCCGCCCCCATTTCGATTTGCCGGGGTTCATTCTGTCCCGCCTGCATGATTGCGGGGTCGCAAGCGCAGCCTGGACGGGCCAGTGCACCTATGCCGACGCGAGCCGTTATTTCTCCTACCGGCGGAATACGCATCAAGGCATTGATGGCTATGGCCGCAACATATCCGCAATAATGCTTCCAGACTGA
- a CDS encoding calcium/sodium antiporter, which yields MALLLPILLLILGLVILVVAGDVLVRGAAALARHWGVPALIVGLTIVAFGTSAPELVVSVNAVLDGVGQMAAGNVVGSNIANILLALGLPALIMAIPTNMSGVARNTTVCVVATLIFVILAFIGNPLIFWQGAILFAGIVIYLSWMFVLARAGVDETILEEMAEIEEGRGGLPKSVWLDCVYVVAGLIGLFLGGEMIVNNAVILAGGLGISETIIGLTIVAIGTSLPEITTVIVASLRGHSEVALGNVLGSNVFNLFAVMGAAAMTGPVLVEPGLFAFDFWVMLAATFALLIFVMSRRPIGRKTGLIFVVAYILYMLAILRGVM from the coding sequence GTGGCGCTGCTGCTTCCCATTCTGCTGCTCATTCTGGGTCTGGTCATCCTCGTGGTGGCCGGTGACGTGCTTGTGCGCGGCGCGGCTGCGCTTGCCCGTCACTGGGGCGTTCCGGCTCTGATCGTCGGTCTGACGATCGTCGCCTTCGGGACATCCGCGCCTGAATTGGTGGTCAGCGTGAATGCGGTGCTCGATGGTGTCGGGCAGATGGCGGCGGGCAATGTCGTCGGGTCCAATATCGCCAACATTCTGTTGGCGCTCGGTCTGCCGGCGCTCATCATGGCGATCCCGACCAATATGAGCGGTGTCGCCCGCAACACAACCGTCTGCGTGGTCGCGACGCTGATCTTCGTCATCCTCGCTTTCATCGGCAATCCGCTTATATTCTGGCAGGGCGCGATCCTGTTTGCCGGGATCGTCATCTATCTCAGCTGGATGTTCGTACTGGCCCGGGCCGGTGTCGACGAGACAATCCTCGAAGAAATGGCCGAGATCGAGGAAGGCCGTGGTGGTCTGCCCAAATCGGTCTGGCTCGACTGCGTCTATGTCGTTGCCGGCCTGATCGGCCTGTTCCTCGGCGGCGAAATGATCGTCAATAATGCGGTCATTCTGGCGGGCGGGCTCGGCATTTCGGAAACCATCATTGGCCTGACAATCGTGGCGATCGGCACTTCTCTTCCGGAAATCACAACGGTAATCGTGGCTTCGCTGCGCGGTCATTCCGAAGTGGCGCTCGGCAATGTGTTGGGGTCTAACGTCTTCAATCTGTTTGCCGTGATGGGGGCTGCGGCGATGACGGGTCCGGTTCTGGTCGAACCCGGCCTGTTCGCCTTCGACTTCTGGGTCATGCTGGCGGCGACGTTCGCGTTGCTGATCTTCGTGATGTCGCGACGTCCGATCGGACGCAAGACCGGTTTGATCTTCGTGGTCGCCTATATTCTCTACATGCTCGCGATCCTGCGCGGGGTCATGTAA
- the pgsA gene encoding CDP-diacylglycerol--glycerol-3-phosphate 3-phosphatidyltransferase: protein MTDLDVSARHSLFWLPNALTVSRILLIPVFIIGILSLEFGWGSPFGRLFVLGPLFIIAAFTDWLDGFLARRWNVVTGFGRMIDPIADKLLVAGCLIAFMIATRGHWIFLIPALTIIGRDILVSGAREHAALTGRVMSPTKLAKWKTAFELLAIAALLLWILSKAYLPIDSVIPDISIVSRQIGLVLLWLAAILSAYTGSLYLRDAIRD, encoded by the coding sequence GTGACGGATCTCGACGTCTCTGCACGCCATTCCCTGTTCTGGCTTCCCAATGCGCTGACCGTGTCGCGTATCCTGCTGATCCCGGTGTTCATTATCGGCATTCTCTCTTTGGAGTTTGGCTGGGGCAGCCCGTTCGGGCGGCTCTTCGTTCTTGGTCCACTCTTCATCATCGCAGCTTTTACAGACTGGCTGGACGGCTTTCTGGCGCGCCGATGGAACGTGGTGACGGGGTTTGGCCGCATGATCGACCCGATTGCGGACAAGCTGCTGGTCGCGGGCTGTCTGATCGCCTTCATGATCGCAACGCGCGGACACTGGATCTTCCTGATCCCGGCTCTGACCATCATCGGGCGGGATATTCTTGTATCCGGCGCCCGCGAGCATGCCGCTCTGACCGGCCGGGTCATGTCGCCGACGAAGCTCGCGAAATGGAAGACAGCTTTCGAACTGCTGGCCATTGCCGCGCTGCTGCTCTGGATCCTGTCCAAAGCCTATCTACCGATCGATAGCGTCATTCCCGACATATCCATTGTTTCCCGTCAGATCGGGCTTGTCCTGTTGTGGCTGGCGGCCATTCTATCGGCTTACACGGGCAGTCTCTATCTGCGGGATGCGATTCGGGACTGA
- a CDS encoding accessory factor UbiK family protein, with amino-acid sequence MQSRNKPLADISNLVANAVGAAKGVGDEIKAMSRSQAEKFIADMDLVTRDEFDVLKLRLDAALAEIETLKATQPAPRRKPATQAKATAGTKANTARKTTKATKSDKG; translated from the coding sequence ATGCAATCGCGTAACAAGCCCCTCGCCGATATTTCCAATCTGGTCGCCAATGCCGTCGGTGCCGCAAAAGGCGTCGGCGACGAAATCAAGGCAATGAGTCGCTCTCAGGCCGAGAAATTCATCGCCGATATGGATCTGGTCACACGGGACGAATTCGATGTGCTGAAACTGCGTCTGGACGCCGCCTTGGCGGAAATCGAGACGCTCAAGGCCACTCAGCCAGCCCCGCGCCGCAAGCCGGCGACGCAAGCCAAGGCGACCGCGGGAACCAAGGCAAATACAGCCCGCAAGACGACAAAAGCGACGAAATCTGATAAGGGGTAG
- the uvrC gene encoding excinuclease ABC subunit UvrC, with protein sequence MKPPESNAKPERRSAKTGPDRIKQYVKRLPNKPGVYRMTDEHGTVLYVGKAKDLKKRVTAYTKYDRHPTRLRRMIRATTNMEFVVTVSEVEALLLEAQLIKKLKPRYNILLRDDKSFPYILVRKDHPAAQVVKHRGAKRIKGDYYGPFASAHAVNRTLDTLQRAFRLRNCSDNIYESRTRPCLQYQIKRCSAPCTGVITLDDYDKLVTDAEDFLKGRSEALRERLQGDMQTASKAMQFEKAAELRDRLHALARISTGSLGKINPRTFSDGDVIAVHTDGGQSCVQVFFFRAGQNWGNSAHFPRHEKDQGPAEVLDAFMAQFYTDKPIPKNIFVSHDLPSHDLIQRALSERADRVIQITRPQRGEKKALLDTARRNAQEALGRRMAETKNQAKLLEDVRDLFGMEDLPHRIEVYDNSHNQGSNAIGAFIVAGPDGFRKRDYRTFNIKAADVTNDDFGMMREVLSRRFSRLVKDDTLEWPDLLLIDGGKGQLSAVTGVLDELGVLGRITLVAIAKGPDRNAGRETFYMNDRDPFTLPPRSPALYYLQRLRDEAHRFAIGTHRARRKKDMKANPLDGIPGVGPGRKRALLAHFGSAKAVKNAALDDLSRVEGISQKLAQQIHDYFLG encoded by the coding sequence GTGAAGCCACCCGAATCAAATGCCAAGCCGGAGCGACGGTCCGCCAAGACGGGACCTGACAGGATCAAGCAATATGTGAAGCGCCTGCCGAACAAGCCGGGCGTCTACCGGATGACGGATGAGCATGGGACGGTGCTCTATGTCGGCAAGGCCAAGGACCTGAAGAAACGCGTCACGGCCTACACGAAATATGACCGTCATCCGACGCGGCTCCGCCGCATGATCCGGGCGACGACAAATATGGAATTCGTGGTCACGGTGAGCGAGGTCGAGGCCCTGCTACTCGAAGCACAGCTGATCAAGAAGCTGAAGCCGCGCTACAATATCCTGCTCCGCGACGATAAAAGTTTTCCCTATATCCTCGTGCGGAAGGATCATCCGGCGGCGCAGGTGGTAAAACATCGTGGCGCCAAGCGCATCAAGGGCGACTATTACGGTCCCTTTGCCAGCGCGCATGCCGTCAATCGGACGCTGGACACGCTGCAGCGGGCCTTTCGGCTGCGCAATTGCTCCGACAATATCTACGAATCCAGGACGCGGCCCTGTCTGCAATATCAGATCAAGCGCTGCTCTGCGCCGTGTACCGGTGTGATCACGCTGGACGATTATGACAAGCTGGTCACGGACGCCGAAGATTTTCTCAAAGGCCGATCCGAAGCCCTGCGTGAGCGCTTACAAGGCGACATGCAGACCGCATCAAAGGCGATGCAATTCGAAAAGGCGGCGGAACTGCGTGACCGGCTACATGCGTTAGCCCGGATCAGCACAGGCTCGCTCGGGAAGATCAATCCGCGCACCTTCAGTGACGGCGACGTCATTGCAGTGCACACGGATGGCGGTCAGTCCTGCGTGCAGGTGTTCTTCTTCCGGGCGGGACAGAATTGGGGCAATAGCGCCCATTTCCCGCGCCACGAAAAGGATCAGGGTCCGGCAGAAGTGCTCGATGCCTTTATGGCGCAGTTCTATACGGACAAGCCGATTCCAAAGAATATCTTCGTCTCGCACGATCTGCCGAGCCATGATCTGATCCAACGCGCCCTGTCCGAACGGGCGGACCGGGTCATCCAGATCACGCGTCCGCAGAGGGGCGAAAAGAAAGCGTTGCTGGATACGGCGCGGCGCAATGCGCAGGAAGCGCTCGGGCGCCGCATGGCCGAGACGAAGAACCAAGCCAAACTGCTCGAAGATGTGCGCGACTTGTTCGGCATGGAGGATCTGCCCCATCGCATCGAAGTCTATGACAATAGTCATAATCAAGGCAGCAACGCCATCGGAGCCTTCATCGTCGCCGGGCCGGACGGATTTCGTAAACGCGACTATCGCACGTTCAATATAAAGGCAGCGGACGTCACGAATGATGATTTCGGCATGATGCGCGAAGTGCTGTCCCGCCGCTTTTCGCGACTGGTCAAAGACGACACGCTGGAATGGCCGGATCTCCTGCTGATCGACGGCGGGAAGGGGCAGCTCTCTGCCGTGACGGGCGTGCTGGACGAACTGGGCGTGCTGGGGCGGATCACGCTGGTTGCCATCGCCAAGGGACCTGACCGCAATGCCGGACGCGAGACCTTCTATATGAATGATCGCGACCCGTTCACCCTGCCACCGCGCAGTCCTGCCCTCTACTATTTGCAGCGATTACGCGACGAAGCGCACCGATTCGCTATCGGCACGCATCGGGCGCGCCGGAAAAAAGATATGAAAGCGAACCCACTTGATGGTATTCCCGGAGTCGGTCCGGGGCGGAAACGCGCATTATTGGCGCATTTCGGGTCAGCCAAAGCCGTCAAGAACGCGGCCTTGGACGATCTATCTCGTGTGGAGGGCATCAGCCAAAAGCTGGCGCAGCAAATTCATGACTACTTCCTTGGATAA
- a CDS encoding CDP-alcohol phosphatidyltransferase family protein has translation MTDNDAATSPNEAGGAFADALTLVRFAVTPLVMALIIWQWPDPQVAILASFLFIIAALSDIFDDYFGGAARSAVRRLGYLDDVADTVLIVGVLTALSIVLWQNGLFHWAFAVPVIILILREVVVGLFKGYELSRYGWPDNILSNLKAGLSMLGTVLLVGAPWLTQMLDRLRAGSDNAMAVYDTVSPAIWIIGQGFLWLAMIASLLSGYKILTHIRDEEVSDP, from the coding sequence GTGACAGACAACGACGCGGCAACATCGCCGAACGAGGCTGGCGGCGCGTTCGCAGACGCGCTGACGCTGGTACGATTTGCGGTCACGCCCCTCGTCATGGCGCTGATCATCTGGCAATGGCCGGATCCGCAGGTTGCCATTCTGGCAAGCTTCCTGTTTATCATCGCCGCGCTCAGCGATATTTTCGATGACTACTTCGGTGGCGCTGCCCGCAGCGCTGTACGCCGCCTCGGCTATCTGGATGATGTCGCCGATACGGTTCTGATCGTCGGCGTTCTTACCGCGCTCTCGATCGTGCTCTGGCAAAACGGCCTCTTTCACTGGGCATTTGCGGTTCCCGTCATCATTCTCATCTTGCGGGAGGTCGTGGTCGGTCTGTTCAAGGGGTATGAACTGTCGCGCTATGGCTGGCCGGATAACATTCTGTCCAATCTGAAGGCGGGTCTGTCCATGCTGGGAACCGTTCTGCTCGTCGGCGCGCCCTGGCTGACCCAGATGCTGGACCGCCTTCGCGCCGGGTCTGACAACGCCATGGCCGTCTACGATACCGTTTCGCCTGCGATCTGGATCATTGGGCAGGGCTTTCTCTGGCTCGCCATGATCGCTTCGCTTCTGTCCGGCTATAAGATCCTGACCCATATACGTGATGAGGAGGTCTCGGACCCGTGA